In the Victivallis sp. Marseille-Q1083 genome, one interval contains:
- a CDS encoding LacI family DNA-binding transcriptional regulator, which produces MAEDSGKTKITQRDIARMTGVSQGIVSLVLRRAPMSERISDDTKRRILQIAHRHNYPVSAGSFQPVKMRNIIGIIVKKETSQFFQDLITLLNDQLESLGYRCIVSRVDLEGPDPQLEKFLDQIISYNYAGMICIGHFSPRLPDLVPKKLEHYPNVVFLNMPRGVAQAAYVKIDFASGVAEAVQCLRETGRQRIALGVNDMISDAAKGRFAGYCAGLLAAGLPMRPELCWVAEDHHLRAWEGDDLEPAIIAMADSMLKNYAPDAIIVANDQWAVVLMRYLKKRGLRIPEDIAVVGYGNFEAYCTSCDPMLSSISHGNEAIASALARTADDLICGRTNLQALAAAPVEIKTFLVRRESC; this is translated from the coding sequence ATGGCCGAAGATAGTGGTAAAACGAAGATTACACAACGCGATATCGCCAGAATGACCGGTGTGTCGCAGGGCATCGTGTCGCTCGTTTTACGGCGGGCGCCGATGAGCGAGCGGATCAGCGACGACACCAAGCGCCGGATTCTGCAGATTGCGCATCGTCATAATTATCCGGTGTCGGCCGGTTCCTTTCAGCCGGTAAAGATGCGCAATATCATCGGGATTATCGTCAAGAAGGAGACTTCGCAGTTCTTTCAGGATTTGATAACATTGTTGAATGACCAGTTGGAGTCGCTGGGTTATCGGTGTATTGTGTCGCGGGTTGACCTGGAGGGGCCGGATCCGCAACTTGAGAAATTTCTGGATCAGATCATTTCGTATAACTATGCCGGTATGATCTGCATCGGGCACTTTTCACCTCGCCTGCCGGATTTGGTGCCGAAAAAGCTGGAACATTATCCGAATGTCGTTTTTCTGAATATGCCGCGCGGTGTCGCCCAGGCGGCTTATGTCAAGATTGATTTTGCATCCGGCGTGGCGGAGGCTGTGCAGTGTCTGCGGGAAACGGGACGGCAGCGGATCGCCTTGGGGGTGAATGATATGATCAGCGATGCGGCGAAAGGACGTTTTGCCGGGTATTGCGCTGGATTATTAGCCGCCGGATTGCCGATGCGGCCGGAATTGTGCTGGGTCGCCGAAGACCACCATTTGCGGGCCTGGGAGGGCGATGATTTGGAACCGGCGATCATCGCAATGGCAGATTCGATGTTGAAAAATTATGCGCCGGATGCGATAATTGTGGCGAACGATCAATGGGCGGTAGTCTTGATGCGTTATCTCAAGAAAAGAGGCTTGCGTATCCCTGAAGACATTGCAGTGGTCGGGTACGGCAATTTCGAGGCCTACTGTACCTCGTGTGACCCGATGCTCAGCAGCATCAGCCACGGCAATGAAGCGATCGCATCCGCTCTGGCCCGAACGGCCGACGATCTGATTTGCGGCAGGACGAATTTACAGGCGCTGGCCGCCGCTCCGGTGGAAATCAAAACGTTTCTGGTCCGCCGGGAATCCTGTTGA